A single region of the Oncorhynchus tshawytscha isolate Ot180627B unplaced genomic scaffold, Otsh_v2.0 Un_contig_1312_pilon_pilon, whole genome shotgun sequence genome encodes:
- the LOC121845326 gene encoding guanine nucleotide-binding protein G(I)/G(S)/G(O) subunit gamma-13-like, which translates to MEDLDLPQMKREVESLQYQLAINREKSSITVTELVKWIEGCVCDDPFLNPELMRANPWVEKGKCVIL; encoded by the exons ATGGAGGACTTGGATCTTCCCCagatgaagagggaggtggagagtctTCAGTACCAGCTGGCCATCAACAGAGAGAAATCCTCCATCACGGTTACTGA GCTGGTGAAATGGAtcgaggggtgtgtgtgtgacgaccCATTCCTGAACCCAGAGCTGATGAGGGCCAACCCCTGGGTGGAGAAAGGCAAATGTGTGATCCTctaa